The DNA region GTCAATGGGCAATCTATCCCGCCTTTAGGCAGAAAAGGCCAGGTAATAAAGAACATCCTGATTACCAAAGAGGGCATTGTTACCAGAAGATGAAAGGCAGCGTCGGTATATTAAGCCTGGGTTGCCCGAGAAATCTTGTCGATTCTGAAAACCTGCTTAGCCGCCTTAACCTTAAAGGTTATAAGATAGTTGATATGGAAAAGGCGGAAATCGGCATAGTCAATACCTGCGCTTTTATAAAGGACGCAAAGGTCGAGTCTATAGACGCGATACTGGATTTAAGCGAGCTTAAGAAAAGCGGCAGCCTGAAGAAGATCATAGTCTGCGGATGCCTTGTCCAGAGATACAAAGATGAGATAATAAAGGAATTCCCTGAAGTGGATGTATTTATAGGGAGGATGCCTTTAGGTCAGAATAAGGATAGATATAGTCTTACACCCAGGCATTACGCTTATTTAAAAATCTGTGAAGGGTGCCTTAATAAATGTAGTTTTTGCGTTATTCCCCGGATCAAAGGCAGGTTTACGAGCAGAAGTATAGAAAGCCTGGTTAGTGAAGCTGCCGATTTAGATAAAAAAGGCGTTAAAGAGCTCAACATTATTGGTCAGGATATCAGCGGTTATGGGATAGATTTGTACGGCAAGCATGTTTTACCGAAATTGCTGAAGGAGATATTGACAAAGACACACAGGATCGATTGGATAAGGTTGTTATATCTTTATCCCAGCAGGTTGACTGATGAACTGCTGAGATTAGTTAGGGACCAGGAGCGTATCTGTAAATACATAGACTTGCCGCTGCAGCATATAAATGACAGGATCCTCAGACTTATGAACAGGGGTATGACTAAAAAGGGGATACTTGAGTTAATAGAAAAAATAAGGAAGCTGGTGCCAGAGGCGGCGATAAGGACCTCTTTTATAGTCGGGTTTCCTTCGGAGTCAGAAGAAGAATTCCGCGAGCTTATGGATTTTGTCGAAGAAGCTGAGTTTGAAAGATTAGGAGCCTTTATTTATTCGAGAGAGGAAGGTTCCC from Candidatus Omnitrophota bacterium includes:
- the rimO gene encoding 30S ribosomal protein S12 methylthiotransferase RimO; translated protein: MKGSVGILSLGCPRNLVDSENLLSRLNLKGYKIVDMEKAEIGIVNTCAFIKDAKVESIDAILDLSELKKSGSLKKIIVCGCLVQRYKDEIIKEFPEVDVFIGRMPLGQNKDRYSLTPRHYAYLKICEGCLNKCSFCVIPRIKGRFTSRSIESLVSEAADLDKKGVKELNIIGQDISGYGIDLYGKHVLPKLLKEILTKTHRIDWIRLLYLYPSRLTDELLRLVRDQERICKYIDLPLQHINDRILRLMNRGMTKKGILELIEKIRKLVPEAAIRTSFIVGFPSESEEEFRELMDFVEEAEFERLGAFIYSREEGSPAYGYHGQKTETVKKERFNALMMKQQEISGKINSRLLGKEMDVIIDEKDKQGYSGRTQFDAPEVDGMVYVHSGTKLEQGDIIKVRITDTLEYDLVGEAIK